A DNA window from Castanea sativa cultivar Marrone di Chiusa Pesio chromosome 7, ASM4071231v1 contains the following coding sequences:
- the LOC142644557 gene encoding auxin-responsive protein SAUR68-like → MTSAKKLLKLAKKWQKLANMKRKRISFPRATRIPGESCNTPSVVADKGHFVVYTADQRRFVLPLEYLNKEIFKELFRMSEEEFGLPRNGAITLPCDAVSMEYVVAMIQQKVAKDLEKALVMSISNGCYSSSSYLPPDLPNKQILICSF, encoded by the coding sequence ATGACCAGTGCTAAGAAGCTCCTCAAATTGGCAAAGAAGTGGCAAAAGCTGGCTAATATGAAGAGAAAAAGGATCTCATTTCCTAGAGCCACTAGAATTCCAGGCGAAAGTTGCAACACACCATCGGTGGTGGCCGATAAGGGTCACTTTGTTGTGTACACTGCTGACCAAAGACGCTTTGTGCTTCCTTTGGAATATCTCAACAAGGAAATTTTCAAGGAACTCTTTAGAATGTCAGAAGAAGAATTTGGACTGCCCAGAAATGGGGCTATTACACTGCCATGTGATGCAGTGTCTATGGAGTATGTAGTTGCTATGATCCAACAGAAAGTAGCCAAAGATCTAGAGAAAGCATTAGTCATGTCCATATCTAATGGTTGCTATTCATCATCTTCATATCTCCCTCCAGATCTACCCAACAAACAAATACTAATCTGCAGCTTCTGA
- the LOC142644558 gene encoding auxin-responsive protein SAUR68-like, which translates to MTSAKKLLKLAKKWQKLANMKRKRISFPRATRNPGESCNTPSVVADKGHFVVYTADQRRFVLPLEYLNKEIFKELFRMSEEEFGLPRNGAITLPCDAVSMEYVVAMIQQKVAKDLEKALVMSISNGCYSSSSYLPPDLPNKQILICSF; encoded by the coding sequence ATGACCAGTGCTAAGAAGCTCCTCAAATTGGCAAAGAAGTGGCAAAAGCTGGCTAATATGAAGAGAAAAAGGATCTCATTTCCTAGAGCCACTAGAAATCCAGGCGAAAGTTGCAACACACCATCGGTGGTGGCCGATAAGGGTCACTTTGTTGTGTACACTGCTGACCAAAGACGCTTTGTGCTTCCTTTGGAATATCTCAACAAGGAAATTTTCAAGGAACTCTTTAGAATGTCAGAAGAAGAATTTGGACTGCCCAGAAATGGGGCTATTACACTGCCATGTGATGCAGTGTCTATGGAGTATGTAGTTGCTATGATCCAACAGAAAGTAGCCAAAGATCTAGAGAAAGCATTAGTCATGTCCATATCTAATGGTTGCTATTCATCATCTTCATATCTCCCTCCTGATCTACCCAACAAACAAATACTAATCTGCAGCTTCTGA